The genomic DNA ATCGAAGGCATCCACCCGCACGACATCGGCACCATCCTCGATCAACAGGGCATCGCCGTCCGTGCCGGCCACCACTGCGCCCAGCCGGTGATGGAATTCTTCGACGTCCCCGCGACCGCGAGAGCGAGCTTTGCTTTCTACAACACGCGAGAAGAAGTCGATAAACTGGCGGACGCCGTTCAAAAGGTCATTGAGGTATTTGCCTAGGAGGAAACACGACTGGAGGGGAGTGTGTTCTTCGATCTATAAGGCGCATAAAAGATATGATCATCGAAACCCTAAAAGACCTGTACGACCGGGATCTCAAAAAGCTCAGAACCGAGATCGAAAGTTATCAAGACGAGGACGCGATGTGGAAAGTAAGCGGTGAAATACCGAATTCCGGCGGCAATCTCGCAATGCACCTCGTCGGCAATTTAAAGCATTTTATCGGTACCGTATTGGGCGATTCGGGTTACGTGCGCCAGCGCGATGTTGAGTTTTCAACGAAGAACACAACGCGAGCCGAACTTCTTCAAATGATCGATGAAACGGCGGATGTTGTCGCCGCAACGCTCGATAAAACTATGCCCGAAAAGCTCGAGGAAGTTTATCCGATCGTCGTTTTCGCCGATCGTACTGAACCTATGACAACCGGCTGGTTCCTCGTTCATCTCTCCACACATCTCTCTTACCATCTCGGTCAGATCAATTACCATCGGCGGTTATTCGACGCGTAAAGATGCGAATTGTGAGAAATGTCACATTATTCGAGTGAGACTTAGAAGATATTTAAACTATGTATTCAGATCTCTACATCGCACAACATTCGAACATGAGGCCCGTTCAGGAGATCGCCGAGCAGCTCGGCCTGACGCCTGATGACATGGACCTCTACGGCAGCCCTTATATCGCCAAGCTTCGGCTGAGCGTCCTCGACAAGCTCAAGGACCGTCCAAGCGCCAAGTACATCGACGTTTCCGCGATCACACCGACGCCGCTCGGCGAAGGCAAATCGACTACCCTCATCGGCTTGGGCGAAGCGATGAAGCATCTTGGCAAAAAGGCCGTCGTTAGCTTGCGGCAGCCGTCGCAGGGGCCCACATTTGGGATCAAAGGCGGCGCGGCCGGCGGCGGTTATGCACAGGTCGTGCCGATGGAGACGTTCAATCTAAATCTGACCGGGGACATTCACGCTGTCACTGCGGCTAATAATCTGCTCGCCGCGATGATCGACAACAAACTGCTCCGCGGCAATCCGCTCAACATCAATCCGCACAGCATCACCTGGAAACGCGTCGTCGATACCAACGATCGGGCCTTGCGCAAGATCATTGTCGGCCTCGGCGGACGAATGGAAGGAGGCATTCCGCGTGAGACCGGTTTTGACATCACGGTCGCATCCGAGGTGATGGCGATACTCGCTCTCACAAATTCGCTGCAGGATATGCGCGCTCGTTTCGGCCGGATCGTCGTCGGTATGACGCACGACAAAAAGCCTGTCACTGCCGAAGAGATCGGGGCCGCCGGGGCGATGACCGTACTGATGCGCGACGCCATTCGCCCTACGATCATGCAGACGCTCGAAAATACGCCTGCTCTTGTTCACGCCGGACCGTTTGCCAACGTCGCACACGGCAACAGCAGTATCCTTGCCGATCTGATCGGTGCGAAATGCAGTGATTATCTCTTTACCGAGTCGGGTTTTGGTGCGGATATCGGTGCCGAGAAATTCTTTAACATCAAGTGCCGTTACAGCGGACTCAAACCTGACGCCTGCGTCATCGTTGCCACCATCCGCGCGCTCAAATCGCACAGCGGAAAATACAAGATCGTCGCCGGCAAACCTCTGCCGCCCGAGATGCTCGAGAATAATGTCGCCGATGTCGAAGCCGGTGCCGCTAATTTGCGAAAGCAGATCGAGAACGTAAAACTGCACGGAGTGACGCCAGTCGTCGCGATAAACGTTTTCGACACCGATCACCCCGAAGAGATCGAGGCCGTCAAGCGAATCTCGATCGAAGCCGGAGCACTCGGTGCAGCCGTTTCGCGTCACTTCGCCGAGGGCGGCAAAGGAGACATCGAGCTCGCAGAAATGGTCATCGAGGCGGCAAATCATCCGAACGAATTCAAATTCCTCTACGATCTCGATCAGCCGATCAAAGGCAAAGATCGAGACCATCGCCACCAAGATCTACGGGGCTGCCGACGTCTCGTACACGTCGCAGGCGTCGAGCCAGATCGCCGATTACGAGGCGAACGGTTTCGGCAATCTGCCGATCTGCATGGCAAAAACTCACCTATCCTTAAGCCACGACCCGACGCTCAAGGGCGCACCTACGGGTTTCACTTTCCCGGTTCGCGAAGTTCGTGCAAGTGTCGGGGCAGGCTTTATCTATCCGGTTTGCGGCGATATGCGGACAATGCCCGCACTGCCCGAGCATCCGGCCGCCGAAAGGGTCGATATCGACTCCGAAGGCAATATCGTCGGGCTTTTCTAGCTAGGTTAATCGGTTCGGACATAATAAAATAGGTTTATGTCCGAACTAAGTGACCTGTATCAGGAAGTAATTTTAGAGCATAACAAGAATCCGCGGAATTTTCGCGAGATCGCGGATGCCGACCAGTATGCCGACGGCAAGAATCCGCTGTGCGGCGACGCTTTGCGCGTTTATGTCAGTCTCGACGGCGATACCGTGACGGATGTCGCATTCAAAGGCTCGGGCTGCGCGATATCCAAGGCTTCGGCGTCGATGATGACGCAGGCCGTCAAGGGAAAGACCAGGGCTGAGGCCGAACATATCTTCGACGAGTTTCATAAAATGGTCACCGGCGATCTCGATATCGAGACCGCCGACAATGACCTCGGAAAATTAAAAATTTTTGCAGGCGTCTTAGAGTTCCCTGCGCGCGTCAAATGTGCATCGCTTAGCTGGCACACGCTCAATGCGGCCCTGCGAGGCGAAGATGTCGTTTCGACCGAGTAGATATGCGTAAAAGCGTAAGTACATTTCTTTTCTTACTTTTACTAACAACCGCCGCATTCGCCTTGCCCGACATCAGTCCGTCGGCATTTGAAAAACAGGCGACCGAACTAAGAACAAAACTCAAAGGCCGCAGCTTTACCGTGATCGTCGAACGTCCGTTCATCGTCATCGGCGACGAATCGGCGGATAGCGTAACACTGTGGGCCAACGACATAATTCGGGGAACCGTTACGCGTCTAAAGCAGGATTATTTTGCAAAAGACCCGGCAAAGATCCTCGAGATCTGGCTGTTCAAAGACGAAATCTCCTACCGCAAACACGCCAAAGAATTCTTTAACGACGAGCCAGATACCCCTTACGGATACTATTTGCCGTCGAGCAAAGTGCTGGTGATGAACATCGCGACCGGCGGCGGAACGCTTGTTCACGAGATCGTTCATCCGTTTGTCGAGGCTAATTTCCCCGATGCTCCCGCCTGGCTAAACGAAGGCCTCGGTTCGCTCTACGAACAGTCCGGAACCGTTGACGGGCACATATACGGCTACACAAATTGGCGTCTGAATGGACTGCAAAACGGCCTGCGAAAGAAGATCGTCCCGACATTCAAAACCCTGACATCGATGTCCGACGCCGAATTCTACCGCGAAGACACAGGCACCAACTACGCCCAGGCCCGCTATCTTTGCTACTACCTCCAAGAAAAAGGCCTGCTAAGAAAATTCTACAAAGATTTTGTCGCTAACCAAAAGACCGACCCGACCGGTTATAAAACGCTCCAAAGAACGTTGGGCGAACGCGACAAGACGGCTTTCCAAAAACGATGGGAAGCATTTATCATGAAGCTTGTTTTTTAGGCATATATCTTTTTGCTGTTTCGCTAAATCGTCCGACCTCCGCATCGAGCCACGTCTTGTCCTTTCCTAACTCGGAAGCCATTATCTTCGCAACGAGCGGAGCGATCTCGATCGCGTTGGCCGTGTTCAGAAACAACGCGCGCGTTCTGCGGGCAAGGACATCCTCGACGGTCTGAGCCATTTCTTCGCGGACGGCACGAATGACATCGCCACGTGTATAAGGAAGTTCAGAATGGAGAGGCTCGGTATCAACAAACGGCTGCGGGCCGTTGATCTTCAGTTTTTCGGTTACAGACGGCCGAGAGCTCAAATTCGCGATTCGCGACGCCTGATCGACCGCGTCCTCGGCCATGTGCCGATAGGTCGTCCATTTACCGCCAGTTATTGTGAGCAGATCCGAATCATTGATCTCGATCGTGTGACCGCGTGAGAGTGAGGCCGTATTGCGTGTCGAACTTGATGCGACGAGTGGGCGAATGCCGGTGAAGAGGCTCAAAATATCGCGGCGTGCCGGCTTTGTCGTCAGATACTGGCCCACCGTTTCGAGAACGAAATCAATTTCAAAGTCGAAAGCGTTTGGCTCAAGTTCGGCCTCAGGAATCGGTGTATCGGTGGTGCCGACAAGCGTCCGGCCGTGCCACGGGATGCAAAAGAGGACGCGGCCGTCGCCGGTTTTCGGAATCATGATCGCACTGTCACCGGGCAGAAAGCTACGGTCGAAAACGAGATGGATGCCTTGACTGAGTGTGACGATCGGTTTCGAAGACTCGTCGGACATCGTCCTTACCGCGTCGCAAAATGCTCCGGTCGCATTGATCACGGCCTTGGCGTTGATCGCGAAATTTTCGCCAGCCAATACGTCTTCGAATTCAATTCCACTGACCTTTCCTTCAGGGCTTTTCAAGAGCGACGAAACGCGAGCATAATTCAGCACGGCCGCACCTTGTTCATGGGCCGTTCGAGCCATATCGATCAACAGCCGCGTATCGTCAAATTGCCCGTCGCTATACAAAACGCCGCCCGCGAGGCCAGCTTGTATGACTGTTGGCAGTCGTTCGATCGTTTCGGATCGCGACAGAATTC from Acidobacteriota bacterium includes the following:
- a CDS encoding DinB family protein, encoding MIIETLKDLYDRDLKKLRTEIESYQDEDAMWKVSGEIPNSGGNLAMHLVGNLKHFIGTVLGDSGYVRQRDVEFSTKNTTRAELLQMIDETADVVAATLDKTMPEKLEEVYPIVVFADRTEPMTTGWFLVHLSTHLSYHLGQINYHRRLFDA
- a CDS encoding SUF system NifU family Fe-S cluster assembly protein; this encodes MSELSDLYQEVILEHNKNPRNFREIADADQYADGKNPLCGDALRVYVSLDGDTVTDVAFKGSGCAISKASASMMTQAVKGKTRAEAEHIFDEFHKMVTGDLDIETADNDLGKLKIFAGVLEFPARVKCASLSWHTLNAALRGEDVVSTE
- a CDS encoding glycerol-3-phosphate dehydrogenase/oxidase, coding for MDRNQILERVRSRTTSWDIVVVGGGSTGVGCAVDAASRGFDVLLVEQSDFGKGTSSRSTKLVHGGVRYLAQGNISLVREALKERGVLLRNAPHVVHRQEFIVPCYSRWQKFYYGVGLRIYDLLSGKYSLGKSRILSRSETIERLPTVIQAGLAGGVLYSDGQFDDTRLLIDMARTAHEQGAAVLNYARVSSLLKSPEGKVSGIEFEDVLAGENFAINAKAVINATGAFCDAVRTMSDESSKPIVTLSQGIHLVFDRSFLPGDSAIMIPKTGDGRVLFCIPWHGRTLVGTTDTPIPEAELEPNAFDFEIDFVLETVGQYLTTKPARRDILSLFTGIRPLVASSSTRNTASLSRGHTIEINDSDLLTITGGKWTTYRHMAEDAVDQASRIANLSSRPSVTEKLKINGPQPFVDTEPLHSELPYTRGDVIRAVREEMAQTVEDVLARRTRALFLNTANAIEIAPLVAKIMASELGKDKTWLDAEVGRFSETAKRYMPKKQAS